A genomic segment from Rubrobacter tropicus encodes:
- a CDS encoding MFS transporter, whose protein sequence is MERAGGEGMSTPIRRVVVASFIGTTIEWYDYFIFATAAALFFPQVFFPGFGDTTGTILSYTTFAVGFVARPLGGVVFGHYGDKIGRKTMLVTTLMIMGIATFLVGVLPGYDAIGIAAPILLVLLRVLQGIGLGGEWGGAVLMAVEHSPDDQRGLNGSWPQMGVPAGLVLGTGVFAAVNAVSGDAAWAWRVPFLLSAILIVVGLFIRLSIYESPAFSRVRESGTEARMPIVDVLRTYPKNVLLGVGSRIGIDAAFYILAVYTLTHVTANLGLAQGIGLAAITIAALLEIFTIPAFASLSDRVGRRPLLIGGAAFMGVWTFALFALLNTRSTVLIVVAVVVGLAVGHAAVYGTQASFYAELFGTRVRYSGASFSYQISGIFGGALAPIIAATLFPIGGTTLISTYIAALCALSVLCYFLAEETSQKDIYADEPEERELVSEQRG, encoded by the coding sequence GTGGAGAGAGCCGGCGGCGAGGGGATGTCCACCCCGATCCGGAGGGTGGTCGTTGCCAGCTTTATCGGGACGACCATCGAGTGGTACGACTACTTCATCTTCGCCACGGCCGCGGCGCTGTTCTTTCCGCAGGTCTTCTTCCCCGGCTTCGGCGACACGACGGGGACCATACTCTCCTACACGACCTTCGCCGTAGGCTTCGTGGCGCGGCCTCTGGGGGGTGTCGTCTTCGGCCACTACGGGGACAAGATCGGGCGCAAGACCATGCTTGTCACCACCCTCATGATCATGGGTATAGCAACCTTCCTGGTCGGCGTGCTTCCCGGCTACGACGCGATAGGCATCGCGGCACCCATCCTGCTGGTCCTGCTGCGCGTCCTCCAGGGCATCGGTCTCGGCGGCGAGTGGGGCGGGGCGGTCCTGATGGCCGTGGAGCACTCCCCGGACGACCAGCGCGGCCTGAACGGGAGCTGGCCGCAGATGGGCGTTCCGGCCGGCCTCGTGCTCGGCACGGGCGTCTTCGCCGCAGTCAACGCGGTCTCGGGCGACGCGGCGTGGGCCTGGCGCGTGCCCTTCCTCCTGAGCGCCATCCTTATAGTCGTGGGGCTCTTTATCCGTCTCTCGATCTACGAGAGCCCCGCGTTCTCCAGGGTGCGCGAGTCAGGCACGGAGGCGAGGATGCCGATCGTGGACGTGCTGCGCACCTACCCGAAGAACGTGCTCCTCGGCGTGGGCTCCCGCATCGGCATCGACGCGGCCTTCTACATCCTCGCCGTCTACACCCTGACCCACGTCACCGCGAACCTCGGGCTCGCCCAGGGCATAGGCCTCGCAGCCATCACCATCGCGGCGCTGCTCGAAATTTTCACCATCCCGGCGTTCGCCTCGCTCTCCGACCGCGTCGGCCGCAGGCCGCTCCTCATCGGCGGCGCGGCGTTCATGGGCGTGTGGACCTTCGCGCTCTTCGCCCTCCTCAACACCCGCTCCACGGTCCTGATAGTCGTGGCGGTGGTCGTCGGCCTCGCCGTCGGGCACGCGGCTGTCTACGGCACCCAGGCCAGCTTCTACGCGGAGCTCTTCGGGACGCGCGTGCGCTACTCCGGGGCTTCTTTTAGCTACCAGATCTCCGGCATCTTCGGCGGCGCCCTCGCCCCGATAATCGCCGCCACGCTCTTCCCCATAGGCGGCACGACCTTGATCTCCACCTACATCGCGGCCCTCTGCGCTTTGAGCGTCCTCTGCTACTTCCTCGCCGAGGAGACGTCCCAAAAGGACATCTACGCCGACGAACCCGAAGAGCGCGAGCTCGTCTCCGAACAACGAGGATGA
- a CDS encoding ubiquitin family protein has protein sequence MIHVTFERRYGTATVRSRVTAPSIERAAELAGEGARLVFPVDPGAFFQPEDIPEGVERLADPGRTELAGTPA, from the coding sequence ATGATCCACGTCACCTTTGAGAGACGCTACGGAACGGCAACCGTCAGATCGAGGGTGACCGCGCCCTCAATCGAGCGGGCCGCGGAGCTCGCCGGGGAGGGGGCGCGCCTGGTCTTCCCCGTGGACCCGGGGGCCTTCTTTCAGCCGGAGGACATCCCCGAGGGCGTCGAGAGACTCGCCGACCCCGGGCGGACGGAACTCGCGGGGACACCGGCGTGA
- a CDS encoding cyclase family protein, with product MPEANAAERIFDLEQPRTEGMPIHPAHRQAGYSYLLHRRHEDEYSPDDSGPRTGAAGVLVCGEHTGTHIDALSHQADALTLCGGIPVGDVQTPRGFTEHGVEKIQPIAAPGVLLDVAALKDVEALEPGHVVTDADLAACCERQGIEASPGGVALVRTGNGRFWGDEEKYLAGPGMDAAASRWLADRGVIAVGADNMAWDVPGRRDPDLGCLMPGHLILLARRGVYIIENLALERIAAAGHHEFEFVCLPLKLVGATGSPVRPVALVSASV from the coding sequence GTGCCGGAGGCAAACGCGGCCGAACGAATCTTCGATTTGGAGCAGCCGCGCACCGAAGGGATGCCCATACACCCGGCCCATCGTCAGGCCGGCTACTCTTACCTGCTCCACCGCCGCCACGAGGACGAGTACAGCCCGGATGATTCGGGCCCGCGCACCGGCGCCGCCGGCGTCCTGGTCTGCGGCGAGCACACCGGCACCCACATCGACGCCCTCTCCCACCAGGCCGACGCCCTGACCCTCTGCGGCGGTATCCCGGTCGGCGACGTCCAGACCCCCCGCGGGTTCACCGAGCACGGCGTCGAGAAGATACAGCCCATCGCGGCCCCGGGCGTGCTCCTGGACGTGGCCGCCCTGAAAGACGTCGAGGCCCTAGAGCCGGGCCACGTCGTCACCGACGCGGACCTCGCGGCGTGCTGCGAACGGCAAGGGATAGAAGCCTCGCCCGGAGGCGTGGCGCTCGTGCGGACCGGCAACGGGCGTTTTTGGGGGGACGAGGAAAAGTACCTTGCAGGGCCCGGGATGGACGCGGCGGCCTCGCGCTGGCTCGCGGACAGGGGCGTTATCGCCGTGGGGGCCGACAACATGGCCTGGGACGTTCCGGGGAGGCGCGACCCCGACCTCGGGTGCCTGATGCCGGGGCACCTGATCCTGCTGGCCCGTCGGGGCGTCTACATTATCGAGAACCTGGCCCTCGAAAGGATCGCCGCCGCCGGACACCACGAGTTCGAGTTCGTCTGCCTGCCCCTCAAGCTCGTCGGCGCCACCGGCTCCCCGGTGCGGCCCGTGGCGCTGGTCTCTGCTAGTGTCTGA